The DNA sequence TTATTTTTCTTGGACAGTCAAGGATTGCACCATATATTTGATACAACATCAGGTTATTTTCTCTCTTCAGATGCATTTAGTATAATTATCAACTGGCACTAACTTCTATAGAAAAGGGAGGAAGTATTTTGtttgccattttttttattaaaaactactgtttctttttttcctttattttttcttcgTTTCTGTTGCGTGTGTCTTTAGTATATCTATTTGAATTTTCACATCTCGCATGCATTTTGTTATTGTATGAAATATTAAAAAGTATTATAGAGGGTCTAAAAGGATTTGGAAGGCTTAATTAGGTTCTTCTTTTCATATTCGTTTTGTGCTTTGTTAAATACTTAAATGTGAGAGGAGagaaagacaaaataaaaaattccatgagttttagTTACGAAGCGGAAACTAGTTTATAGAACTTGAAAAAGGAATCTGTACATAATTACATTTAACTACTGTATCATAATAGATCCTATAATATCTTAACTCATTTATGCATAGATATTCTACTGTACATAATTACATTTAAACCTTCATTTTATCTACTCTCCTTACTAGGGTTAGTTTTATAGGACTTCTTTACGTTATGGCCAAACTACTTGAAGCTAACTTTCACCACCTCAGCCCTAACTTGTTTTGTGTATCTATTCATTCAATCCAACATTAAGCTTAAAGAATCTACCTATAACAACAATGTTATATGCACGCCAAAAATCAGCCATcatgtatttttatataaatacatgtattgTTTAACTCATTTTTTATGTCTATTTGCATTTCAATATGTCCTCTATAAGAGTGGTTGATTTGGTGGCTGATTTTTATAATCATATAGCAtgatttataaatatataaaaggaGAAATGAAAGTCATTCTATGATGAATTAATGACatctaagttttttttttctccataAAAAAAGCTTACTATGTAAGCATGAAACTAATTTTATAACAACATAGAGAATGATATCAAGAAAATTAATCTTGTATAAAATCTATGATTTCTCACATTAAATTTTCTAACTATGTTCATTGCTCCTTTAAAATTTCATTACAATTCATTAGTTATATGTACAAATAATTCTAagtattgtattttatttaataaagcAACTCAAAACAAGAGGTTTCTTCATATGTATCCAGGCATTccaaatagaaaaatattttattgttatgGATAAGACTCCATATCAAGAGTCCTACCTTTCGGGTTTAACTTTTATTGAGAAATTCTAGGTGACCaatactttttctttatttttgtcttaCTTTTGAACTAACACTAGCCAACTCTCGCCTTTTTCTCACTAAAAGTGTTGGCCCCCTAgcattcttcttttttttttctttctaatattattattattgttgttgttgttgttgttgttattgttaccAATACTTTGACAACTTGACAATGTAATTTATTTTCCCGTCCTTTTCTAATATTCTCtccttattctttcttttttttatgttaaaatataaaatatcaaGAGACTCATCATGACCTtttaaattaagttaaaaaatatttaaaaaattatcctCACTATTTCAATCATTTCTCtactttttaatttatctttacTTTTTTCACTTAATAACTATGTTCATAACAAACTTAACAGTAAATTCTAACTaggaataatatatatataataaatataaagaaaatGGAAAGTATATGTACCACTTAAATAAATGTAACGTAATGTAGCTAAATATAATACAAATAAAtgatattttagttttaatcaTAGTTacttttttaaagatttttactGGTTTAGGATTCAGAGTTCAAActtttttaacataataaatattgaaagtattaaaatatttaatttttcaatacACCATTTTTTAATTTCAGAAACCAATTTTTGTGAAAGAAGTTAAATTTATTTCTATTGAAATTCTTATTTTTCCTGCTTGGATCTACATCTTGTCAAAATAATTTTGGCGATACATTTACTAAAATTTCAGATTTGCATCATGCAGGTGGTAAAATTAATCTTAGTGACAGAATGGATGTAAAAGAAACTAGAACTTCTAGTGCACACTATGCCCATGGGAATGACCACCTAGTTGCATCGGGTAAGCATGAACCATCTTTACTAActtgaagaaaagaagaaagagaaagaatggTCTATCACTTCCTTTTAGAGTAGATCACATGTAAGGTAAATGCTATAATGGCTATCATTATGGTGGCTATGAAATTTTGACAATGTAGAAGGTGTGAGAGGAGCAAGAGTGGACTCATTGAGAGAGAAACCAGATACGAAGATCAGCAATAGAGCTTGGATTTCATCAAATCGAAAATCTCAGTTTACGTTACCTGAGCTTCTGCCTTATATACAACAAGTTGATGCTAACAGAAAACAGAAACTGAACAGAAAAGTAACTAACGTACCAGCTGACAAGTGAACCAACTAATCACACTAACTATAGCTACTTGCAAGTTAACTAACTGATCCACTACTATAATTAGTAACCTATCAAGCCATTGAGCTAGGTAACAAGCAACACTTAAAAAGTGTAGCTAAAATTAAGGTTACATGTTTTTACTATTTCATaatacatttttaatttaaaaataaaaaaagtaaaaagtgtgataaaattaaatactgttgataaataataaaaaaaaaatctaactttaattttaattgcacTTTTTAAGTGTTATGAAAATTTCATAGCCACCATATCCACCATAATGATAATCACCATAGAATCCACCCACATTGTGGTTATTTGGTGTTTAATTTACCTAACCTGCTGAAAGATCGAGCTATCTCTTATCATAGAGTAGATCATAAGTGGAATGACGTATGATTCATTTTTTCAATTTGCTTTTATAAACAATTTTGACGTGCTTTTACTAGTCCCACCTTATTTTGGCATGTATGGGAAAAATGCTTTTGGACACTCATAGGAGATGCAGATCTAGTAGAGTACTCCAATATTAAAAGAGAGGGGAACTTATAAAAACCATAGGTGATAGTATGAAAGATATTTAAAAGTTAAAGGAATGAATGTAACATGACAATAACAAGACACTACAATGCCATTAAATTTAATGTAGAAAATCCCATCAAATTGGACAAAGTTTAGTTGTGTTCTATTAGAAATTATCATGCAATGGAATTAGACCTTACCATATGATATGCCTTCATCTGCAGGTCTTAGTGCAGATGACTACGTTTCCGTTACTGAAACAAACCCGTCTGTAGTTGATCTTGGTGTGGAGGACCTAGATATAACATGGAGTGAACTTGTTCTGAAGGAGAACATTGGGGCAGGTACTGTATATGAAGCAtcattcattatatatatacgATTGGTCCTTAACGGTATTATAGCTTCAATTAGTCCTTCAAAGATGTTCAATATCGATCTGGTCTTCAACTGTATACAATATCAATTGATTTAAGATTGACATTAATCTCCTAGTATGCAGTGATAGGATGGAATTACATTGGTGTCAGATTTGGTGCAACTTATTGCAATAATTTtctaaaagatataatttttattgGTTCAACCATTTATAGTGATCATTTATAATTCATTTGtgttaaattttgaaaaacctGTACATCAATACCAATGTAATCAGAGAACTCTTATTTTTTGTGCagtaaaatattattgttgttgttgttaattttgtAGTATATAAAATTGTACTAAGATATGAACCTTTAATCTAATGGTAGGTTTTTTTTAAAGGATTTCACCAATAAAATATTGTTTACATTGTTTAAAGTAAACTAAATATTATACAGTATATTACTGATTCTGCTGAAGCATTCTGCATATCTTAGAAAATGTATTGTCAAACAATAGAATAAGGCATTATAACTGTTTTCCAGGGTCATTTGGAACTGTCATTCGTGCAGATTGGCGTGGTTCTGTAAGGATTTATTTTCTTTCAGTGTTTGCTCTCTAATCGTTCCATATTTAATGTTTTACTGTTTAGGTTGGAGATGATTCTGGTTtgtttgattataaaaaaaaattaagcttGTAAAAAAggtgattttttttatagtgaTTCTTTGGAAAGCAGAATCCATTTCGTGTTTGGATAGGGTGTTACTCCCCTTCAACCTATAGCATAGATGTTAATCATGCTCAGCTTGTCAAAAATATAGTATAATCTATTCTTATTCACTGCTAACCACTAAGGTTAAGTTTTGAAGTGAAAATACTGCAGAAATTGCAGGAGTGCATGACTAATTGTTTGTGCAAATATGATACTCATTAATTTCAGTATCATTCTAGATTTCATGTTTTAATGTTGTTCTTTCCTCGTTGAAAGTGTTTAATGATGCCAATATTATATGCTAACAGTATAACCTTTTAGGATGTTGCTGTGAAGATTCTTAAGGTGCAAGATTTTGATTCTGAGCGAATAGAAGAGTTTCTGAAGGAGGTATGTCATAATATCCAGTTTTATCTGTTTAGATGTGGGTATGTCTCTCTCTCGCTCTCTCTGGGTATGTAAAGggtcttctctctctctctgtgtgtGATTACACTTCAGTATCCTGTTTCATTTTATAGGTCTCCCTAATGAAGCGCATGCGGCACCCAAACATTGTACTTCTGATGGGTGCAGTATTTCAACCCCCAAGGTTATCTATAGTAACAGAATATTTATCAAGGTACATTAATTTCTTGTACCAGATATGCTTGTATTGTTCCTCATTTATGCccttggttggatatattttaGGCTGAAATAGATGAAACAAATACTCTCCTTTTTTTGCAGAGGCAGCTTGTATGAACTTCTGCGCATGCCTGGTGTTGGAATATCACTCAGTGAGATGCGTCGTTTAAGCATGGCTTATGATGTGGTACACCTTCACTGATCAAAGCTGCTAGTTGTCTTTTGTCATTTTTTGCTTCTACGAGAAAGTAATGCATTGTCATTTGCGGATTAGACTTTGTGTGATACTTATATGTTTTGTCTAGGCAAGTGGAATGAATTATCTCCATCAAATGAGACCTCCCATTGTTCATGGAGATTTGAAGTCCCCAAATCTTTTGGTTGACAATACATACACTGTCAAGGTAACTGTTGTAGACAAGTTTTTCTGCAGTTTGCTTAGATTTTTCTGATACTTTAAAGTTtgaacaattaaagcaagatCTAGTGCTGACCTTAGGAGCAGCTTCTAAGGAGAGGATTTCCCAAGTGATTATGCAGCCAGGCCACACCTTAAGCCAATGCCAGAATTAACATACATCTCTAATGCCCAAGACCAAAGATTTGGAGTGTGTAAAAAACATCATTAGGTAGACTGAAATAGAGTATTGGATATGCTCTTGGAGTGGTACCAATGAGATATCGCCCAATGTCCCAATGTATCTGTATTATTATTTCCGGAAAGGAAAGTGCAACAAAGGTATTAATGAATTCGAGAGACCTGATTAACTCCTAGCCTTAGCTCATCCCATCTTTCTCCATACCCTCTCACTAGTTCCCTATAACCCTTTATAGTTTCCATCTATCTCTCATAACACAGAGCTCACTCTGTCGCTCACTTACCAGATAGGCAAGTTAGTTACAAAACCCACCCTAATCCATAGTTCCTCGATTACAATTACATCCCTAATTTCTAATTGGCATGGTATGTAACACCATCCTATATCCGTGTTCTAACACCAATCGTTAAATTAGCTCTTAAGTCATGCCTCTAGCCAATGTGGAACTTTGCTAGTAAACCATTTATTGGTTTCATTGATGGAGTTTTAACAGGCTTCTGCCCTGTCATTGCCACATTGgtaaacattttttattttcagaGATAGGTACCCATAGGTATCCATGTGTTTCCTATGATAAATgaaatttagaattttcaatagagaaacataaagaaaaacgGGTTTGTCATGATTTAAAGTAAACTGCATAAAAATAATTGAACGTCACAAGTAACATTCCTGGTTGCCAAATGGCCATACTGCATGGTGTTGCCATCAAAATGTAGGAGGTGAACCATGTTTCACATTTGCTCAAAAGCAGCTGTGTCATGATCCACGGCAGCAATATCTTTATACTCGTCCCAAAAACTTGAGTGTACAAAGAAGCTTTCTGGAAATGGTGCTCCCAGGTGTGTGTATGTAGTTGGTCATTGATGTCTGTGATTTCTGTTGGCTGCAGAGAGTGCTCTTGCTGATTGGATACTTTTAAAGCTGTGAGCCAGCATTAATTGTGGCGAGAAAGGATCTATTCTGAGACTTGAGGGATCACACATACCAACATTTGAGCATTCATTTCCCATCTCTTGATGTGCTGGGGCGTATGGTAGACTCGCAACAAAAGATGATAATATTTTTTGCAGGATAATACAACATAAGCTTCAAATAACAACGAATCAGAAACTAATGTTACATTAGCTCCTGTGTCATCTCCAACCAACACAAAACTATCCATCAGGATCCTTCTAAGCTGACTGGACTAGGTTTACTTGCAGGATTTTGACATGGCTGGACTCtcccattttttttcttttcctaagTAACACCTGTTTACTTTTACATTGCTAGACACGGAGTTGGTTCCTTGTTTGCTCACTACCTCATTTTAATCGCGGTAGATGTTTTCTCTCATACTACGGAGAATTTTAAATACTCTCTACTTCCCCAGACAGCCTCTTCTCCTGCATGAGTAGTGATGTTGATGGAGAGTTTCAATTCCTTAATAGTCTTTACCGTGTCTGTAACTGTTAATGATCTAAGACCTTTCTTAGATTCAATGGTTCCAGTTCCTCACTCCAGATGCAAACCAGCAGGCTGAAACTCAAATTATTTGAACTCCAAGAAGGGTCACATAGCTACAATAGGGTTGCACCAACCCTCTCAGAGAACTCAAGTGGTTGACGAATTCTCGCAATCCAATTTTACTCCACCATACTGATCAGCCACCTATAGTTGCCATCTCTCTTAAACTTTTGTGATGCCAATTACATTTTTATTACTTTACATCTATGCTAGGACAGTATACTCGCTGTtattctcctctctctctctctctctctcacacacacacacacattaATTCAAGCAAGAATTTGAGTATACACCCCAATCCTTGTCATAATACTAAATGAATGAAAGGGCATCTAGCTGTTCCCCTGTTGGCACTTAAAAACAAACTTAGCTGTTCCCCTGTTGGCACTTAAAAACAAACTTACACTTGGATGGTGCAGGAACctaataattaatgttattCACCCGTTGTAACAATGACGAAGTCCAAATGCTCAAACTTATGAATAAAATGTATCTATTGACATTCACTTTTGTCATATTTACTCCAGGTAGCTGACTTTGGCCTTTCACGTACAAAGGCAAATACATTCCTTTCATCTAAAACCGCCGCTGGGACAGTAAGTTCTATTCATTGACTGAAAATAAAAAGTGTTCTTTGATTGCATTAATAAGTCATATAAAAAATTCTTTGTTGGTTTCACATTCTAATCCTTCTTCCTGCCTTCTGAAAATGATCAGCCTGAATGGATGGCGCCAGAAGTCATCCTAGGTAAACCATCAAATGAAAAATGCGATGTATTCAGCTTTGGTGTAATATTGTGGGAACTAGTTACCCTGGAACAGCCATGGAGACAGTTAAATCCTTCACAGGTTAGATTATTTACTCTGACATggtcttttttttttaggaTGCATacaaccccccccccccctccccCCCTCTCCTcctcgtcctcctcctcctctggGTGCGACCATTTTCCAGACCTTGCACAACGTGGGATACTTTGCACTGGGCTGCCCCTTCAATGTatacatcaaaattcaaatcatatatttatgCTTTATTTCACGAATAGAATACTGTTAGTGCAGGTTGTTGCAGCTGTTGGTTTTATGGACCAAAGACTAGAGATTCCAAGCCATGTAAATCCTCTAGTGACTGCGTTGATTGAGCTCTGTTGGGATACGTAAGATTAAACAAatcataattcttttttttttttgaataaacaAATTATCTTACTGCAACAGATTCATGCACGTTTTGCAACATCTTGTGCATTTTGTACCTCTACTTTTTCAATTGATATCCCAAAACTTTGTTTCATGCTGTAGTGATCCCACAAGACGCCCTTCTTTCTCCCATGTTATGAAACGTTTGCGGCAAATAACTGCCGATGCAAATGGGTGAACAAGTCCATGCAAAATAATCCTCAAATTGTGTACAGAAAACAGACAGCAATACTGAAGCAAGAAAATTGAAAGGGATCAAATTGACTCTGTTGCCTTAATTGGATTAATTTAAATGCATCAACATCATCGTTGattatcatcattattattatcattattattattattatcatcatcattattatcattattattattgtcgTCGTAGTCGGATAACTATAAATTGAACTAGATTTACACCCGCAAAATGTGCGAAAAATTAAtactataaattttttatacaaattttttggataactagaataataataaaggaattttgagttttatagttacttataaaataatttatacaactcttaaaacatatataataaattttatagtagagtaaataatattttttatcatgaAAGATTTAGATGTTTGATAAAACTGATCATAAGAAATTAAAACTAAAGTTATATCTATATAAGATAAGTTTTGTTCTATAAAAATgatcaattattaaatttgtttataattTCGTAAATACTATTTTTCTTTCGTCTTTTTTCCCTAATCCTAACCTAGTAATTTAATTGTCCTTTCCTCCTTTTGCCTTCCATCCTTCTTTGCCACCACAATTCCTTCCACTATCACCATTCCCTCCATCTATCTCatccttcctttttctttgaccatcaccaacaccaccaccactacTGCTCCATTTCCTTCTCCATCCTCCCCCCCAACCACCTTTCACTACCCTTTCCTCTTCCCTCGTCTCTTCCCCTAATGCTGGCACCCGCCTCATGGCCCTCCTCatcaaaagaaaacaacaatgaAGTATTTTCTTATTAGGTAGGGTTGATTATATGGATCAAACGATGTTATTGAATTCTATTATGTATCATGTCTATAGAGAAACTATTTACATGTAGATGTTATTTGACCACCTCATGAATGGTCATCCTAAGTCTTCTTTTGCCTTTCACCCCTTGTCCATGTTCCATCTCATCCATCCTCTTGACTGGGTGTTctgtcggtcttcttctcaTATGTCCAAACCACTTGAGACGTGATTCTACCATCTTTTCTATAAtaggtgctactccaactctctctctTATAACTTCGTTCCTTATTCTATCCAATCgtgtatgaccactcatccatctcaacatcttcatttCTGCTACACTTATATTCGTGCTCtcctttagccgcccaacacttTGTACCATAAAGCATAGCCGGTCTAATAGCAGTGcaatagaatttacctttacgTTTTAAAGGTATTTTTTTGTCACATATAAAATCAGacgcactccgccattttgaccaacttggtcagatcctatgatttacataaTATTCATTCTCTCTATTATCCTGTATGATACACCCAAGTAAGGGTGTTCAGATCCAAACCggtaaaaaaaaatgtaaaatcgCACCAATCCAAACCGAAAATCGTTTCAAACCGCtcaattttggattttttagaTTTTGGATCGGTTTCATTGCGGTTCAATTCGGTTTACGGTTTCACTTTCTGCACAACCAAACCGAACCACatataacaacaacaacaacaacaacaacaacaacaacaacaacaacaacaacaacaacaacaacaacaacaacaataataataataataatacccaATCACGAGTCACCCATAGCGCTGCACACATTCATTTCCCATTTCTCATTCCTCCCAAACAAACACAAACCCTAATGATATAACCTAAAGAAAGAAACCCTACTCAGTACCCACAACTCTTCACTCTTACTCACTCACAGTCTCTCACCGTATCTCACAGAGTCACAGACTCACACACTCCTCAAACCTCACTCACCCTCACCGTCACACGTCGAGTCGTCGACCCCATCCACCGCCTCCTCTTTGACGCTGCTGTTGCCTCCTCTTCTTGGTGAGTTTTTACGTTTTTTTATATGATGATCATATCAAAGTGCACACGATTTTCTAGTCTATTTTAAGCTCAatcatcaaataattaatatttgattttcaaaCCATAGTTATTATAATAATATCCACGAACCACCCCCAATCCTGTTTTCTTGATgacttttttattaaaaataaaaagaaatagttTTTCTCCTCTATTTCTGTTAATGTATTGAATTTGAAGTCAATTTGTTCTTGTTACTTTGACATTgtgttaaatttattatttttgacaaTTTGTTCTTATTATCTTTGAAAAtttgttatattaaattttatgttgTACTTTTGTAGATTTTATATTTGTGCAGTTTGATTTTAGCTTTTAATTGGAAGGTCAATAATGTCAGCTTCATATCCTGAGGTAATATTCTTATTTTGGAATGTATATGTTGGTAACAATTCAATATGTtgattatttcaaaaaaaaaaacattaagaTAACATAAACTGATTTTGGTTATCACAGGATGTTCAAAACAGTGAGCCAGGATTTACTAGTGCCACTCCGTCCACTTTTGAATTAGTCAGATCTTTGGGACAGTCGGAGTCGATGTCGCTGTCACAGCCGTAGTCGCAGCCATAAACGCAGACGCAGACGCAGCCACCATTGCTGCCGCCGTTACCGCCACACAGTGATAAGAATAATGAAGGAACTAGATCTAAGAGGAGAAGAGGCAAAGAAAATGTTGCTGATGAGTTAACTAATCCTGGCTAGTCTGAGGAACCAGGTACAGGTAACTCTAAAAAACCTGTTAGACCTAGATCTTGGACTTGGGagcattttaaaaaatatgaaagtgGTCCTAAATCTGGGGGCTATATGTAAGTGGTGTGGAGTATCTTATGTGGCTGATTCACATAAAAATGGTATTAGCAATCTTAAAAGTCACTTGTTGAGTCAGTgtagaaattttttaaaagattcacTTGATCACACACAAAAAACACTTGTTATGCAGCAACTTaaaaaagaaggaggaaatATGATGGGTAATTGTTTGACTGCTGTATCATTTGATCTTGATTTATGAAGACAAGCTCTTGCTAGAATGATAATCATAGATGAGTTGAccttttgattttttgaaagaGAGAGATTTCGTTATTTCATGAGTGTTTTTGCAGCCAAAACTGCATATTCCGGTCAGGATATCAGTTGCTAGGGATTTTTGGAACTTGTTCATGAATGAAAAATATAAGTTGAAGAGTGTCtttataaatttaaatcaatGTGTGTGTTTGACCATTGATTGTTGGACTTTTGTACAAAATCTAAACTATCTTTTCCTCACTGCACATTTTATTGATCAAGATTGGAAGTTGCAAAAGAGAATTATTAACTTTTGTctcattaaaaattataaaggtGAAACAATTGGTAGAAAgatagaaaaatatcttttaaattgaGAAATAAGTAGAGTCTTTAGCATCACAGTTGATAATGCTAGTTCAAATGATGTTGTCATTTGTTACTTGAAAGATAGAATAGAGGATTGGAATTCACATCATTTAAAAGGTGAACATTTGCATGTTAGGTGTTGTGCTCATATCTTGAACTTGGTGGTGAATGATAGTTTGAAGGATATGCATTCTTCAATTAGTAAAATTAGGAATACTATTAGATTGTTCGTGCTTCTCCTAGTCGCATGGATAGGTTTTAAAGTTGTATTAAAGAGGCTAGATCCAAGACTACTCTTGTGTGCAACTAGATATCTCCACTAGGTGGAATTCCACTTACATAATGCTTAATAGTGCTTTAAAATTCCAAAAAGCCTTTAAGAGATTAAGTGAGAGGAATGCTGAGTTTGTAATGATGCAAGGGGACATTCCAAAGAATGAAGATTGGGATAATGCAAGATGCTTTGTGAGGtttttaaagaatttttctGATGTAACAAAAAAAGTTTCGGGTTCTACATTTGTGACCTCTTCTTCATATTTTCATCACTTTTGTTCAATTCTTAGTTCTTTGAATACTTGGTCTGATAGTAATGACATATTACTTAAGGGTATGGCTAAAAAATGAAGGCTAAGCATGATAAATATTGGGGTAACTTGAggaatgatgagcggataatttatacatttgttggcattgtttttacatagtttttagtatgttttagttatttttttcatatttttattagtttttatgcaaaaatcacatttctggactttactatgagttt is a window from the Arachis stenosperma cultivar V10309 chromosome 3, arast.V10309.gnm1.PFL2, whole genome shotgun sequence genome containing:
- the LOC130968793 gene encoding serine/threonine-protein kinase CTR1-like isoform X1, producing MVALLPPDSQIAILHLHHSMDGPDEEQQQVSSNSIKSWAKQIEESYQLQLQLALRLSSQSASSDNPNFLDLQPTSSDSAQAMSHRFWVNGCLQYSDKILDGFYLIHGVDAYTWSISSDLQDVGIIPSFESLMSVEPCDDSSIVVVAIDKSKDPGLRDLQSRVVSLSSSWNSPKFAAVQVANLVYSRMGGGRSTKENLGSQWKECAQKLKSCLNSVILPIGSLAVGLCVHRALLFKVLADLIDLPCRIAKGCKYCSRDVGASCIVQFDSDREYMIDLVERPGSMCQPDSLLNSASSMVVSSPLCHPKFKTVEAAEYTKTLAQLFFLDSQGLHHIFDTTSGGKINLSDRMDVKETRTSSAHYAHGNDHLVASGLSADDYVSVTETNPSVVDLGVEDLDITWSELVLKENIGAGSFGTVIRADWRGSDVAVKILKVQDFDSERIEEFLKEVSLMKRMRHPNIVLLMGAVFQPPRLSIVTEYLSRGSLYELLRMPGVGISLSEMRRLSMAYDVASGMNYLHQMRPPIVHGDLKSPNLLVDNTYTVKVADFGLSRTKANTFLSSKTAAGTPEWMAPEVILGKPSNEKCDVFSFGVILWELVTLEQPWRQLNPSQVVAAVGFMDQRLEIPSHVNPLVTALIELCWDTDPTRRPSFSHVMKRLRQITADANG